The Raphanus sativus cultivar WK10039 chromosome 2, ASM80110v3, whole genome shotgun sequence DNA segment acaaaagaaattatttattttgttaacctACAGCTTTGAAGTTTAGTTATTTAAGAGTACGGGGCTGTTCGTTTTAGCATCTGTcatttttatccagatgatttatTTGTATGATCTATCCCGATGATCTATTCAAATTTTATGGTCTGTTTGTTTGTCTATCCAATTAGTTTATTTAGATGAATCATCTGAATGAAACTTATGTTTATTTAACTATTTCTATTTTCATCTAGATAAGTTCAGtaaacaaattactaaaatattcttgttttgatttaattatatgtttgatattaattttaactatattaattttaattatttagtctaatatttttacaatataattatttcaaaatgaGTTTTTTCGCTTTTGACGGAAAATgcgattttttggttttagcaGGAAAACACGGTTTTGTGATTTTGGCAGAAAAACgtgttttgcggttttggcgagaaaacatgttttttggGTTTGGGGGAAATCACATTTTTGCGAGAAACCGAATTTTGCAGTTTTAGCGGGAAAACACGTTATTGAGATTGATATTAAAATGCATTTTTCGGTTCTGGCGGGAAAccatgtttttgttgttttagcAAGAAACCgtgttttgcggttttggcgggaaaccacatttacggttttggcgaaaaaccgtgtttttgcggttttggtggaaaaccgtattttttgcggttttggtggaaaaccgtgtttttgcgattttggtggaaaaccgtgtttttgcggttttggtggaaaccgcatttttgcggttttggcaagaaacatcattttgcgattttggcggaaaaccaCATTTTGACAGTTTTGAGGAAGAAAACCACGTTTTTGCGGATTTGGCGGAAAACTGTTTTtcgcggttttggcgggaaagtGCGTTTTTGCGATTTCGGCAGGAAACCacgtttttgcggaaaattcgTTTTTGCTGTTTTGTGGAGAAAAcacttttttgttgttttgacaAGAAAACGCGTATTTGCGATTTTGGCAGAAAAGATTTGTTCGTAGTTTTGGTGAGAAGATgtgtttttgtggttttgtcATTTTTGtgaatactaaaataatataggttaaatttataatttgtaatttataCTATAGATATAATAGACATTATGTCATTTTGAATGGATCATCTCCATTCAAATGGTCCAATTTAGATCAACTAGCTGATTTtcaaaatgaaaactaaatttttaaaactcattCAGATGAGCCATCTAAATGACTTGTACTTTTAATGTCTAAACGAATAAAACTTTTATCTCCATCCAGATGGCTCATTCAGATGAAGAAACAAACATCCtctatatctataaaaaaatatttatgatattttaccATTCTAGTATATGTAAACTATTATTTAAACTGAGAattgtttgatttattaaatgataaaccataaaacttataataaataGTTCAAATCTCTCATTCTTACAATTAAAATAGCTAGATAGGGTATTAGGAAGAAACAAATATTACACGAATGATCAAATCTCTCTTCTTCAAATAAACTCAAAATGAGGTAATTAGAATATTGTTATGTTATTTCATAAAtctttttatgaataaaaattaagaCTAAATTatttaacccaaaaaaaaaatatatatataatatatggtgcttctaatattaaaattcatttcGATCTGAAGAAGTATATTCTGGAATTATCAGGagcaaaacatattaaaaaccACCTATGTGAAAATCATCAAATTATATAGATTAGAGTAACacataaattgaaaaataaatcaaaacggtcattttatttactttatatggtatataattaaacttttgtgatttcatcaaaaataaataaaactttagtgatactaatatatatatatatatatatatatatatatatatatatatagtatattttaatataaaatatttattattgacaCTTAtgactcatatgattttattaacatttgtatattttctgtaacaaaaatttaaactgTTAATCACAAACATTTGAATTTGAGATTTTTctatacaaatttcaaaattaaaatattatgatctcaaaacatttccaatgaaatttatgaaattaatatattttatatagtatataatttaactgatatatactatatatatttatgagacttcatattcatatatttagtaCTTTATAgttgtgtttttaaaaaaatctaatataacatataaaaatatctaatttttattatatgcttaatgtgattatttatttttaataatataaatcaaacaaaaagagagagaataaattttttcttatgaaatatatatggTTCATAATCAATAActgtcatatatattttaatcatatcatgtaatttcataatttttatttaaggaaataatttgTTTAAGGTAATTTCCTAGCTTTTAatttgatagttagtttaacaataagtataaaatatattttatgaaccAACTTACTTTTCTAAGAATTCTAAGAATCATCCTAGTGATAACACATAgcttaaaaaaacatattgtaATACTCGAGGATTAATATACAAGggatgtaaatatttttatagtttatatccTTATCGTAAAAAAGACCATggacatagtttttttttctctattaatACTAAGCTAactttgaaataatttttttatttgttaatttatatttttgtagttttattgattttattttattgttacaTACATGATTATTTGAAGCTTTTTAAAGAACTTGATTTCTTTAAAACTCGGTCTTAAATtctatgttaatttttaattatttactttttttaccatatttgatttttattttattttgagaaaaataatttctgaaattttatatttaaaatatccaaGTAAATGCGGATTTGGTATATTATTAGTGATATTTGTAAATTCTATGTGAAcacgataaataaaaatatagcaTCAGTTTTGTTATCATATGTTCTTTAGAAATCTAGATTTGTGGGAAGGTGACGTGGCAAATCTAGATTCTCTGATTGGCTAATTTTCCAATCCGACGTGTACAGTCTCACAGACCTTATTATTCAgcttttaatatttgtttgattattattcaaactatattgatttttaatttaaaataatttcacccttctattaaaatatttgttttacattttcaatgtataTTAAAGGGAAGAGGGACACTCGGCTCAGTTGTCTCCTCCCATCTCTCTCGTTCTCTGCAATATCTTTTTAGATCTAAATTATGACGTTTGATGTTTTCATCAGTTTTAGAGGAACCGACACTCGAAGAACTTTTGTGAGCCATCTTTTGCTTTCTTTGTTTAAACGGCAGTTCAAAACTTTCAGATGTGAAGAAGAGATTCCTCGTGACCAGCCAGCTTCCTCTCAAGTGCTTGAGGCAATTAAAGAGTCCAGAATTGCGATTGTGGTCATATCGAAGAACTACACTGCTTCAGTCTCGTGCTTAGACGAACTTGCGATGGTAATTGAGTGTAAGGAGAAACAGTCGTTGTTGGTTGTACCTGTCTTATACGAAGTGGATCCTTCGTATGTTTTACTACAAGCAGAAAGCCTAGGCAATGGAGATAACAACTTGGAGAAGGTGAAGAGATGGAGGGATGCACTAGCAAATACGGTTCATATTTACCAGCAAGATTACTCGCGTTGGTATGAGCTACTAACTCTGATGAACTACTTCTTGGAGTTCTTGATTTATCaccttttgttttattattacttttctttttttgcatcATAGGAAAGATGAAGACGACTCGTACTCGTACATTATCGACAGAGTTATGGGTAACGTTTCTCGCTGTTTGAGACCATTAGTTCCTAGGCGAGCCCCAAGCAGAGTTGATAAGCCTGCACCAAGCAAAGCGTATTCTAATATAAAAATGTGTAGATTTATCCTGTTAATTCCCATTGGAACTGTCGCCGTGGGGATCGGAGTTGTTAAAGCTTTTCTCGGGAATATAGCTGGAATATTCATGAATAGAGCAAAGCGTATTAGGAGTGTCAAACCTAGGCCAGCAGGAAGCTTCGTGGACGTGCAGAAAGACAAGTATCTAACTGGAAATGATGTGTCCCCATTTGTTCTGTCTAACGATTCCGGTTGCTTTGTCGGGATGGATCGTCACACGGAAGCGGTTAAGGCAATGCTGGAGTTGCAAATAAAAGTTGGAGTTGGAGTTGGAGGAATCGGCATTTGTGGTGTAGATGGAGTTGGCAAATCCACACTCGCTAGATGCGTTTATGAACATATCTCACCACTGTTTCAAGATCACCACTACTTCATCAATGATAGAAAAAAGAACTTTTCGCCATGTTTACTGGAGGAAATAACAAGAGCTCTTCTGTTTCTAACATCGTCAGACTCAGTCTCCGAGAGCCTCTGTGAAGTTGTGAAGGCAAAGCTCGGACACCGAAAGGTTTTGCTTATCGTTGATGAGGTGCGTGGCATTAACCAGCTGAGAAACATATGGAAGTTTTTCGGACTGTTTGGTCCGGGGAGCAGACTGATCTTAGTCACCACCAAATACAAGGATTTGCTAGTCCAGTGTGGAGTCAAACGCATCTACGAAGTTGAGTCAATGAGATTTGATGAAGCTCTTCGACTCTTTTCCCTATTTGCATTCAAGCAGGAACACGTTCCTAGAGGTTTCTACCAGCTCTCTGTTCGTGCTGTCTTAATAACATGTTGCATTCCCCTGGCCCTAAAGGTTTTCGGTTCCTTCTTACGCGGGAAATGCATCAATGAATGGGAGTTAGAGCTGTGTAGACTCGAAGCATCACAACCTACCTGTGTCGCAAGAGTTTCCAGCTACATTGCAAATGCGTTTTCTTTATGAACCCATCACACAAACGAAAGCTACCCCTTGGATTCTTGACGATGATGAAATATCTTTCATTTTTCTTCACCCTTGAGGTTTGATTACATGTAGGCTATAAGTCATTCAGAATGTCTACATATGATTTAAATCAACCAATTGacaaatcataattttaatttcttatttttacaaagttaatatttccaaaaaaaacaaaaaaaaacaaaattagtaaacacaaatattaatatttgaaaaCTTGCTTGAAAATGATAACTATTATcgtaaaatagaatattaacaCAAACATTAATATCAATTTTTGAAAGcccaagttacaaaaaaaaataaaaatagaatatcaaAAATGATCACATCTTCTTTACGTATAATAAATCAGATGTTAAGTAGTTAAAGACTTAAAGTAACACAGACATCTAAAAAcatttacaatatataaaataagaaattttcGACTACATAAAGTATTAGTGTGACTATAAgtaatttcttaattttctaATATCATTACagaattatgaaataaaataattcataaaaaaacactaaaacattTGCATGTAAGGAAGAAATAGATTATTTATCCAaccatgattttttttacatcaaatatATTGTAAGGAATTATACAGTAACACAAGCTTTAATActacaaaaatatagaaatagaaGATAAATTTTATATGCTAAATTATTTCAGTTTATTATCTcagtaaattaaaaaattacttaacACTggttaaaattcattatatttttcattaaaaatattctgaaaaagctatttaatattagttaaagcgaaaatttaaatcttaaagTTTACTATCACatgtatatttaaaacaattaaataaaagGTTTTCAAGAATGTTTGTGCACATTATATATAGAATCACACATtcattgttaaaaataaataaaactacaaacaaagttaaaaactataaaaatatataacccGTTTCTGCtatttagataaaaatagataaactatgaaataaattgtttttaatagCGTATAGCTATTGTCGGTTAATCtatataatatcaaaatgtAAACTTTTACGCTGATAACagtgatttatatatttttaatacaaacaAATGAAAAGCTAAGAAGTAATTGTTCTAAAAgtaaaagtttaaaacaaaattaaaaagaaaaacagaaatttttttttaaaatattttcaaaaatataaaaatatgtatatatcacCTATACTTGTCAttttaaacttataataaaaactaagataattatttaaatatatttacttgtAGCACAGCTAtaaatctagtctatactatatAATAGTTGAGGATATAAGA contains these protein-coding regions:
- the LOC130503307 gene encoding disease resistance protein RML1A-like; its protein translation is MTFDVFISFRGTDTRRTFVSHLLLSLFKRQFKTFRCEEEIPRDQPASSQVLEAIKESRIAIVVISKNYTASVSCLDELAMVIECKEKQSLLVVPVLYEVDPSYVLLQAESLGNGDNNLEKVKRWRDALANTVHIYQQDYSRWKDEDDSYSYIIDRVMGNVSRCLRPLVPRRAPSRVDKPAPSKAYSNIKMCRFILLIPIGTVAVGIGVVKAFLGNIAGIFMNRAKRIRSVKPRPAGSFVDVQKDKYLTGNDVSPFVLSNDSGCFVGMDRHTEAVKAMLELQIKVGVGVGGIGICGVDGVGKSTLARCVYEHISPLFQDHHYFINDRKKNFSPCLLEEITRALLFLTSSDSVSESLCEVVKAKLGHRKVLLIVDEVRGINQLRNIWKFFGLFGPGSRLILVTTKYKDLLVQCGVKRIYEVESMRFDEALRLFSLFAFKQEHVPRGFYQLSVRAVLITCCIPLALKVFGSFLRGKCINEWELELCRLEASQPTCVARVSSYIANAFSL